A genomic segment from Helicoverpa armigera isolate CAAS_96S chromosome 10, ASM3070526v1, whole genome shotgun sequence encodes:
- the LOC110372313 gene encoding anaphase-promoting complex subunit 10 has protein sequence MASEKDPLVSERSGTVREVGNHAIWSLSSCKPGFGIDQLRDDCMDTYWQSDGQLPHLVNIQFQRKTMVSHIYIYTDYKLDESYTPSRISIRAGTHFNDLQEIEVIELIEPSGWEMIPIKDIHDRPIRTYMIQIAVLSNHQNGRDTHMRQIKIHSPCEPTSFDINKFRNFSTVQFQQYATIR, from the exons atgGCTTCAGAAAAGGATCCTCTTGTTAGCGAGCGATCAGGAACGGTTCGCGAAGTTGGAAATCATGCAATATGGAGCTTATCATCTTGCAAGCCAG GATTTGGTATCGATCAGTTAAGAGATGACTGCATGGACACATACTGGCAGTCTGATGGACAACTGCCACACTTGGTCAACATTCAATTTCAAAGGAAAACAATGGTTTCCCACATCTACATTTACACAGACTATAAACTGGATGAAAGCTACACACCAAGTAGGATATCTATTCGAGCTGGCACACATTTCAATGATTTGCAAGAAATAGAAGTTATTGAATTGATTGAACCTAGTG GGTGGGAAATGATCCCAATCAAAGACATCCATGACAGGCCTATCAGGACATACATGATACAAATAGCAGTACTCAGCAATCATCAGAATGGACGAGATACACATATGcgccaaataaaaatacattctcCTTGTGAACCAACATCATTTGATATCAATAAATTTAGGAATTTTTCCACTGTACAATTTCAGCAATATGCTACTATTCGTTAA